One window of the Chryseobacterium sp. CY350 genome contains the following:
- a CDS encoding RluA family pseudouridine synthase, with protein MKEQILYEDNHLLVINKKVGQLVQGDKTGDEPLLDSIKNFIKVRDNKPGNVFLGLVHRIDRPTSGLVIYAKTSKALSRLTQMVKNREIKKTYWAVVAKEMISQSQRLVHYLKKNEKNNKAIVFTKVTDGAKESILTYNIIKTLDNYFLLEIDLETGRHHQIRAQLSKIGVPIKGDLKYGASRSNPDGGINLHARKLEFIHPVTKENITITAQVPQNDAIWRACED; from the coding sequence CTTTTGGTGATCAATAAGAAAGTTGGCCAATTGGTTCAGGGAGATAAAACTGGTGACGAGCCGCTTTTAGATTCAATTAAAAATTTCATTAAAGTAAGAGATAACAAACCGGGAAATGTTTTTCTTGGTTTGGTTCACCGTATTGATCGGCCGACTTCCGGTTTGGTGATTTATGCGAAGACGTCTAAAGCACTTTCCCGCCTGACGCAGATGGTGAAAAACAGAGAAATCAAAAAAACATATTGGGCAGTTGTTGCGAAAGAAATGATTTCTCAAAGTCAAAGGCTTGTTCATTATTTAAAAAAGAACGAGAAAAATAATAAGGCGATTGTTTTTACTAAAGTTACCGATGGTGCCAAAGAATCTATTCTCACCTATAACATCATCAAAACTTTAGATAATTATTTTCTTTTGGAAATAGATCTTGAAACAGGAAGGCATCATCAAATTCGCGCTCAGTTGTCAAAAATTGGAGTTCCTATTAAGGGTGATTTGAAATACGGAGCGTCGCGTTCTAATCCTGATGGCGGAATAAACCTTCATGCGAGAAAGCTGGAATTTATTCACCCGGTTACTAAAGAAAATATCACAATAACGGCACAAGTTCCACAAAATGATGCCATTTGGAGAGCATGTGAAGACTAA
- a CDS encoding fibronectin type III domain-containing protein: MKHFYNLISLPKKITSCVKNLALGVALLSAGNISVKSQIWTINVCSGMPGSTQSNTYGPMYTTATANATNRLTSIYPSSQLTGIASQTLTSIYFHTGAGNAGGILGTPNLKVYLKEVSNLDWGSGALDWATASTGATLVFDGNPAPFVGTTGGWKQIPLSTTFAYSGTQNLALFVEYKNPTASNAVSWSYEYTSPCVSGSSSGLETKYSNNTTGTLPTSLASTNSRRPYIGFDYPVPCPAPTNIVTSAVTQNSVNISWVAGGSETSWDYSIQAAGAGVPTTFANSTTNTLNPTTLIPNTNYEFYVRAACGGTNGNSLWKGPYTFKTLCGPATSMFENFDSYATGNIVPDCWARIVGGSNTAQTISSATPASGTRNLYQVTSSAANATVVVLPEFSNINAGTHWLRFKARTTVAPGSLDVGYVTNIADASTFVNIQTLNILNTSYTAQDAEYSVIVPSSVPANARLAIRNSGTSTAGHYYDDVYWEAKPSCIAPANIVTSNITSNSVNLQWNASVSTPANGYDIYVSTNNVAPTSSTTPTLTGVSSTSQLVGSLSPASSYYVWIRSRCSATDFSSWSTQIVTFYTNCQAPVITSTTGATVCPNQPATLSATAGSAVMNWYSASSGGTSLATGNTFNTPSLSTSTDYWVSAATPTTGYIGLPAPISTSGNSGVASLGLIFDALRPMTIETVDVYPMHATNTSGTITIELKDASNATLQTITANVTVSVAGALNTVPLNFAVPAGTGYKLVVTGKSATISNFLRESETSNFNYPYTFPSVCVITGSTTTGYYYYLYNWKIASACESARTMVTATVDTNCLSTSEIDKKDSVKVYPNPFSEFITINKYDLVKTIIISDLSGKLIKTINKPESVLRLQDLSAGMYILQLDMKDGTKQTIKIIKK, from the coding sequence ATGAAACATTTTTACAATCTAATTTCTCTCCCGAAAAAAATCACTTCGTGTGTGAAAAATCTGGCATTGGGTGTCGCATTGCTTTCTGCGGGAAATATTTCTGTGAAATCTCAGATCTGGACCATCAATGTATGTTCTGGTATGCCGGGTTCTACGCAAAGTAATACTTATGGGCCGATGTACACCACAGCCACGGCAAATGCTACCAACAGACTTACCTCTATTTATCCGTCGTCGCAGCTTACAGGAATTGCTTCGCAAACGCTGACCAGTATTTATTTTCATACAGGAGCTGGCAATGCTGGAGGAATTTTGGGTACTCCAAATCTTAAGGTTTATCTGAAAGAGGTTTCCAATTTAGATTGGGGATCAGGAGCATTGGATTGGGCAACTGCATCTACCGGAGCGACGTTGGTGTTTGACGGTAATCCTGCGCCTTTTGTTGGTACTACCGGCGGATGGAAGCAAATTCCTTTGTCCACTACTTTTGCTTACTCCGGAACTCAAAATTTAGCTCTTTTTGTTGAATATAAAAACCCTACGGCAAGTAACGCTGTCTCATGGTCTTACGAATACACAAGCCCTTGTGTAAGCGGCTCAAGTTCTGGTCTGGAAACTAAATACAGTAACAATACCACAGGAACATTACCAACATCACTGGCTTCAACAAATTCCAGAAGGCCATATATTGGTTTTGATTATCCTGTTCCTTGTCCAGCGCCAACAAATATTGTGACTTCTGCAGTTACTCAAAACAGCGTAAATATCAGTTGGGTTGCGGGCGGATCAGAAACTTCTTGGGACTATTCTATTCAGGCAGCCGGAGCGGGAGTTCCTACGACATTTGCCAACTCAACAACCAATACATTAAACCCTACCACACTTATACCCAATACTAACTATGAGTTTTATGTAAGAGCAGCTTGTGGTGGAACCAACGGTAACAGTTTATGGAAAGGTCCTTACACTTTTAAAACATTGTGCGGGCCTGCAACTTCTATGTTTGAAAATTTTGACAGCTACGCAACAGGAAATATAGTTCCGGATTGTTGGGCAAGAATAGTTGGAGGAAGCAACACTGCTCAGACGATCAGTTCGGCAACTCCTGCATCAGGAACAAGAAATCTTTATCAGGTGACATCCAGTGCAGCGAATGCTACGGTTGTAGTTCTTCCGGAATTCAGTAATATAAACGCCGGAACGCATTGGTTAAGATTTAAAGCTAGAACTACCGTTGCTCCAGGATCTTTGGATGTTGGTTATGTTACGAATATAGCAGATGCTTCTACCTTCGTTAATATTCAAACTTTAAATATTTTAAATACATCTTACACGGCTCAGGATGCAGAATACAGTGTAATTGTACCATCATCGGTTCCTGCAAATGCAAGATTGGCAATCAGAAATAGCGGAACATCCACAGCCGGACACTATTACGACGATGTGTACTGGGAAGCAAAACCTTCATGTATTGCACCTGCCAATATTGTGACAAGTAATATCACGTCAAATTCAGTTAATCTACAATGGAATGCCTCTGTAAGTACTCCTGCAAATGGTTATGATATTTATGTAAGCACTAATAATGTTGCTCCCACTTCGTCTACTACTCCTACATTGACGGGTGTATCCTCAACTTCTCAGCTTGTTGGCTCACTTAGTCCAGCTTCGAGTTATTATGTATGGATAAGATCAAGATGTTCAGCTACAGATTTCAGCAGTTGGAGTACTCAGATTGTTACTTTTTATACAAATTGCCAGGCTCCGGTGATCACTTCCACTACTGGCGCAACTGTTTGCCCGAATCAGCCTGCAACATTATCAGCAACTGCAGGAAGCGCAGTAATGAATTGGTATAGTGCATCTTCGGGAGGTACATCATTAGCAACCGGAAATACATTTAATACTCCAAGTCTTAGTACATCTACAGATTATTGGGTTTCTGCTGCGACTCCTACCACAGGATACATAGGATTGCCTGCTCCGATCTCTACAAGTGGGAACTCTGGTGTAGCAAGTTTGGGATTAATCTTTGATGCCTTGAGACCAATGACCATAGAAACCGTTGATGTTTATCCTATGCACGCCACCAACACATCCGGAACTATAACGATTGAGCTGAAAGATGCTTCTAATGCTACACTTCAAACAATTACCGCAAACGTTACAGTAAGTGTTGCAGGAGCGCTAAATACAGTTCCGCTAAATTTTGCTGTACCCGCAGGAACAGGATATAAACTTGTGGTGACTGGTAAATCAGCTACCATTTCAAACTTCTTGAGAGAAAGCGAAACTTCAAATTTTAACTATCCATACACTTTTCCGAGTGTCTGCGTGATCACAGGATCTACCACTACTGGTTACTACTATTATCTGTACAACTGGAAGATTGCATCAGCATGTGAATCAGCGAGAACCATGGTTACTGCTACAGTAGATACCAACTGCCTTTCTACTTCAGAAA